The region AGCTTTGACGATGTCTACTTTTCGAACGACGACGGCCAGGCAGAGTCGGATTATGTTTTTTACACACAAAACAAGCTCAATACCCGATTACTTAACCATGACAGGGACCACTTTGTGGTTGCCGAAACCGGATTTGGCACAGGGCTGAATTTTCTTAATACCTGGGCTCAGTTTCAGCGCCTGAAAACACAGCGCAATGTTCAACGTCTTTATTTTATTTCATTTGAAAAATACCCCATCAAGATTGAAGATTTACGACAAGCCTTAAAAGCATGGCCAGATTTATCGGATCAAGCACAACAATTGTGCGCACAATACCCGGATGCCATTGAAGGCTGTCATCGCCTTGAGTTTGATGGCGGTGAGGTCATTCTGGATCTGTGGTTTGGTGATGTACATGCCTCTTTACCAAAGCTCTCGTATGCGCCCAACGGCCTGGTAGATGCCTGGTACCTGGATGGCTTTGCTCCCAGCAAAAACCCGGATATGTGGCAACAATCTCTGTTTGATGCCATGGCAGCGCTGAGTCGGGCCAATGCCACTTTCGCCACCTTTACCGCAGCGGGCTTTGTCAGACGGGGCTTACAACAAGCCGGTTTTGACTGTCAAAAAGTCAAAGGTTATGGCCGCAAACGGGAAATGGTGATCGGTCAGTTTAATGAGGCGAATCAGCAGGCGGCTAACCCACAATACTATCGCCACACAGCTCGTAAGCTCGAACGCGTTGCCGTCATTGGTGGCGGTATTGGCTCAGCCTGCCTGAGCTACCAGCTTGCCAAACGCAACATCAGTACGACCTTATTTTGTAAGGATGAAACCCTCGCCGGTGGTGCATCACACAACCGCCAGGGCGCCGTTTATCCTAACCTGCAGGCCGAATACAGCACCACCAGTGAGTTGTATGCATTGAGCTTTTTATACGCGCGGCGTTTTTATCAGCAAATCGAAGCAGCTGGCTTTAGCTACGACCATGACTGGTGCGGCGTATTGCTGCAAAGTGTGACCGATGGCAAACGGACACAACACCAGAAAATTGCCAGCAGTGATTTGTTTCCAGACTCATTAATACGCTATGTCTCAGTCACAGAAGCACAAAAGCTGGCCAACATAGACACCCCATTCGATGGTCTGTTTATCGAACAGGCCGGCTGGGTAAGCCCACCTCAGTTGACCGCAGCCGTCTACAACGCAGCACAGGCTAAGTGCCCGGGTCAGCAGCACTTTAATGCTAATGTCTGCGAACTCGACAAACGTGAAGATGGTTGGTACCTGCTCGTTAATGCTCAGTGGCAGGGGCCGTTTTCTGACGTCTTTGTATGTGGCGGTGAGCACAGCGACGGGTTTGCTCAGACACAACACTTAGGATTGCATGGTGTGCGGGGCCAGGTTTCTCATATCCAGGCCGGCGAAGCCTCTTCCGCGCTCGCAACAGTGTTATGCCACAAAGGGTACTTTACACCCAGCCTGCAGGGCGAACATTGTATGGGCGCGACGTTTGAAAAATACAGCAAGGGCCGTGAAGTCACCGAGCAGGATAATGCCACCAACCGCGCTCAGTTACAGGGCTTTTATGGCGATACGCAGTTTGATCAGAGCCTGGGAGAAATCACAGGGGCCAAAGCGGCAGTACGTTGCTGCTTTAACGATCACTTCCCCATGATAGGTCAGGTGCCGGATCCAACCAGTCTGTGCGACGCTTTTGCCAATCTGCGCCGAGGCAAACATCATGATTTTGCACCATTAACGCAACCTCATGAAGGTCTGCATGTAGTGACGGGATTTGGCGCACGCGGATTGTGTAGTGCGCCGTTGGTGACTGAACACCTGATTGCTGCACTGTGTGATGAACCGCGCCCGCTTAGCGAGCGACTGAATCAGGCACTGCACCCTGCCCGCTTTGTGGTTCGGGATTTGATCAGAAACAAAATCTAAATAATGTGCAATGCCGTCAGGCTCCCAAAACGGGAGCCTTGCTATTATGGTTTGGAGATTTGGATCACCACGCGGCGGTTTTTATCACGTCCGATGGGTGTATCGTTCGGCGCAACATGGCGTTTTTCACCGAAGCCATCCGTGACAATTTTGTCTTCTGGTATGCCTTTAGACGCCATATAGCTTTTAATGGCTTCTGCACGCTTTTTCGACATCGCCATATTGACCGAGCGGCCACCATAGCTGTCCGTGTACGCCGAAATATAAATCGACTCAATGTCAGGATCATTATTGAGGTACTCGCCAATCATATCCAGGCGTTTGCGCGATGACTTGGTGAGTTCGCTGCTGTTAAACTTATAATTCATCACCGTAAAGGCAATATCTTCAAAGCTGTAAGGCAGCAGGTTGTCGCGGCACTGCAAAAACTCCCAGTAAGCTTTTTTGAAATTCACTGAAGACAGCGCCACGGAGATCTGATCGTGCTGGTTTTGCCAGTCCTGATAATAAAAAGTGGGATAATAGCCCTTTTCGAGCTCAGTCAACATTTCCCAGGAGATGTCGTTGGTCAGTTCACCATCAAATTTCTTCAATAACTTCATCTGGCCCATCACCCGTGCCGGCAACCCGGCTCGCCATGCAGGCGGCACCGACTCCAGCCCGGCAAAGTCGTAAGTATCGGGCCTTACAACCATATCCAGATTAAAAGTCAGGTCTTTGTTTTTACTTGCTGTTGCAGAGAAAATGGCCTCACCGTAGTAAGGAACTTCATGTGATAAAGCGCACGACAATCGGGTGGTTCTGTCAACAAACCATTGCGAGCTGTCTGCCGTGGCAGAGTATTGCCGCATTGCGCCCTGTGCCTGAAGCGTCAGGATACTCAATGT is a window of Pseudoalteromonas sp. R3 DNA encoding:
- the mnmC gene encoding bifunctional tRNA (5-methylaminomethyl-2-thiouridine)(34)-methyltransferase MnmD/FAD-dependent 5-carboxymethylaminomethyl-2-thiouridine(34) oxidoreductase MnmC, translated to MIRNAQIHFNDAGTPVADSFDDVYFSNDDGQAESDYVFYTQNKLNTRLLNHDRDHFVVAETGFGTGLNFLNTWAQFQRLKTQRNVQRLYFISFEKYPIKIEDLRQALKAWPDLSDQAQQLCAQYPDAIEGCHRLEFDGGEVILDLWFGDVHASLPKLSYAPNGLVDAWYLDGFAPSKNPDMWQQSLFDAMAALSRANATFATFTAAGFVRRGLQQAGFDCQKVKGYGRKREMVIGQFNEANQQAANPQYYRHTARKLERVAVIGGGIGSACLSYQLAKRNISTTLFCKDETLAGGASHNRQGAVYPNLQAEYSTTSELYALSFLYARRFYQQIEAAGFSYDHDWCGVLLQSVTDGKRTQHQKIASSDLFPDSLIRYVSVTEAQKLANIDTPFDGLFIEQAGWVSPPQLTAAVYNAAQAKCPGQQHFNANVCELDKREDGWYLLVNAQWQGPFSDVFVCGGEHSDGFAQTQHLGLHGVRGQVSHIQAGEASSALATVLCHKGYFTPSLQGEHCMGATFEKYSKGREVTEQDNATNRAQLQGFYGDTQFDQSLGEITGAKAAVRCCFNDHFPMIGQVPDPTSLCDAFANLRRGKHHDFAPLTQPHEGLHVVTGFGARGLCSAPLVTEHLIAALCDEPRPLSERLNQALHPARFVVRDLIRNKI
- a CDS encoding OmpA family protein, producing MKFNTNLIIAMTLSILTLQAQGAMRQYSATADSSQWFVDRTTRLSCALSHEVPYYGEAIFSATASKNKDLTFNLDMVVRPDTYDFAGLESVPPAWRAGLPARVMGQMKLLKKFDGELTNDISWEMLTELEKGYYPTFYYQDWQNQHDQISVALSSVNFKKAYWEFLQCRDNLLPYSFEDIAFTVMNYKFNSSELTKSSRKRLDMIGEYLNNDPDIESIYISAYTDSYGGRSVNMAMSKKRAEAIKSYMASKGIPEDKIVTDGFGEKRHVAPNDTPIGRDKNRRVVIQISKP